A single genomic interval of Heterodontus francisci isolate sHetFra1 chromosome 45, sHetFra1.hap1, whole genome shotgun sequence harbors:
- the LOC137356504 gene encoding histone H1-like, with amino-acid sequence MTDTAATETAPPAAAAQSKTHKKKKAAPRNKSAGPTLSEKILKIVADCSDRKGTSLPAIKKALGRSGVDVGKFRTQIKQSIRRNVNKGSLVQSSGTGASGSFRIPKQGTKGNVGKKVKSGAGKKPLVKKTAGKKVTAKRSAGKKLPVKKLAAKKSAANKAAGKKVTSKKAATPKKSPAKKAALPKKSPVKKAKKPKSATGGKVLKKVQSSRGKTKPKAAKAQKAAPGKK; translated from the coding sequence atgaccgatacagcagccaccgaaacggctcctccagccgccgccgctcaaAGCAAGACTCACAAGAAGAAGAaagcggctccccggaacaagtcAGCCGGTCCCACGTTGAGCGAGAAGATCCTCAAGATTGTGGCGGATTGCTCCGATCGCAAGGGGACCTCACtgcccgccataaagaaggctctgggtcggagcggtgtggatgtggggaagttcaggacccaaatcaagcaaagtatcaggaggaatgtgaacaaaggctccctggtgcagagcagcggtacgggcgcctccggctccttcagaaTCCCTAAGCAGGGAACCAAGGGAAATGTGGGAAAGAAAGTGAAGTCAGGAGCAGGCAAAAAACCtttagtgaagaaaacagctgGCAAGAAAGTGACAGCAAAGAGATCAGCAGGCAAGAAATTACCAGTcaagaaactagcagccaagaaatcggcagcgaataaagcagcaggcaagaaagtgaCCAGCAAGAAGGCGGCAACGCCAAAGAAATCTCCagcgaagaaagcagcgcttccgaAAAAGTCTCCTGTGAAGAAGGCCAAAAAACCCAAGAGTGCCACTGGCGGAAAGGTGCTCAAGAAAGTTCAATCATCAAGGGGCAAGACcaagccgaaagcagcaaaggctcagaaagcagcccctggaaagaagtga
- the LOC137356456 gene encoding histone H2A.J-like, whose amino-acid sequence MSGRGKTGGKARSKAKSRSSRAGLQFPVGRVHRFLKKGNYAERVGAGAPVYLAAVLEYLTAEILELAGNAARDNKKTRIIPRHLQLAVRNDEELNRLLGRVTIAQGGVLPNIQAVLLPKKTSAQSSKSK is encoded by the coding sequence atgtctggaagagggaagaccggtggtaaagctcggtccaaggccaagtctcgctcctcccgggctggattgcagttcccggtgggccgtgttcacaggttccttaaaaaggggaactatgctgagcgggtgggtgccggagccccggtctatctggctgctgtgctcgagtatctgacagctgaaatcctcgagctggccggcaacgcggcccgggacaacaagaagacccgcatcatccccagacacctccagctggcagtccgcaacgacgaggagctcaacaggctgctgggaagggtgaccatcgctcagggcggggtgctgcctaatatccaggccgtgctgctgcccaagaaaaccagcgctcagagcagcAAGAGCAAGTGA